A region from the Kineothrix sp. IPX-CK genome encodes:
- a CDS encoding DDE-type integrase/transposase/recombinase: MQSREVKKWQDEEALKRYQMIAPLLDEELDEAKKRQLREEIAEKYGISKRSLYRYEAKYREDAFTGLRPMNREKRRSQALPENYDEIVGEAIQLKREVPKRSVRQIIKILETEGYAAPGVIKASTLQRYLYNAGMGVKQMKRYAEKRETTSRRFCRPHRMELLQGDIKYGPDIRLRDGTLVKTYLSSLIDDHSRFIVQSEFYDNQRQEVVEDTFHKAILKYGKCDACYLDNGTQYTSNQLHTALARMGIRVLHAKPRACQSKGKVEKFHQKVDQFIAEIRIAQVHSLEELNQKWKYFLEQDYQKEAHDGIKEYYDSHGVKVPSEGISPLQEFTRDTRGLVFLDTTVVSEAFLHHESRKLDNAGCFSFGDIKYEASVALANAEVEIAYDPMNTETIKVLYRDMEPVMAHRVRIEAFCDRKLVLPVGMTDRVPETSRFLDALEKKYKEDHQLMANALSFGDYGKAGGQNV; this comes from the coding sequence ATGCAGAGCAGGGAAGTAAAGAAATGGCAGGATGAGGAAGCACTGAAACGCTATCAGATGATAGCACCGCTTCTGGATGAGGAGCTGGATGAAGCGAAAAAACGGCAGCTTCGGGAAGAGATAGCAGAAAAATACGGGATTTCCAAGAGAAGCCTGTACCGGTATGAAGCAAAGTACCGGGAGGATGCGTTCACAGGACTGCGTCCGATGAACCGTGAAAAGAGAAGAAGCCAGGCACTGCCGGAGAACTACGATGAAATCGTAGGGGAAGCAATCCAGTTAAAACGTGAGGTGCCAAAACGAAGTGTCCGCCAGATCATAAAGATACTGGAGACAGAAGGCTATGCAGCGCCGGGAGTCATCAAAGCGTCAACACTGCAGAGGTATCTGTATAACGCAGGAATGGGTGTCAAGCAGATGAAACGCTACGCGGAAAAGCGGGAAACCACATCAAGGCGGTTCTGCAGACCGCACCGGATGGAACTGTTGCAGGGAGATATCAAGTATGGACCGGATATCCGCCTGAGAGACGGAACGCTGGTTAAGACCTACCTTTCTTCGCTGATTGATGACCATTCGAGGTTTATAGTGCAGTCAGAGTTCTATGATAACCAACGGCAGGAAGTGGTGGAAGACACCTTCCATAAGGCAATCTTAAAGTATGGAAAGTGTGATGCCTGTTATCTTGATAATGGAACACAGTACACCTCAAACCAGCTTCATACGGCTCTTGCAAGGATGGGAATCCGGGTGCTTCATGCGAAACCAAGGGCTTGTCAGTCCAAGGGCAAGGTGGAAAAATTTCACCAGAAGGTAGACCAGTTCATTGCAGAGATACGGATAGCACAGGTGCATTCTTTAGAGGAGTTAAACCAGAAATGGAAATATTTTCTGGAGCAGGACTACCAGAAAGAAGCCCATGACGGGATAAAGGAGTATTATGACTCCCACGGAGTAAAGGTGCCTTCGGAAGGGATATCGCCCTTACAGGAGTTTACAAGGGATACCAGGGGGCTGGTGTTTCTGGATACGACAGTAGTAAGTGAAGCATTTCTCCATCATGAAAGCAGAAAACTGGATAACGCAGGATGTTTTTCTTTTGGGGACATCAAATACGAGGCCAGTGTAGCACTGGCAAATGCAGAGGTGGAAATCGCATATGACCCGATGAATACGGAAACAATAAAAGTGTTGTACCGGGATATGGAGCCAGTCATGGCACATCGTGTAAGAATCGAAGCGTTTTGTGACAGGAAGCTGGTGTTACCGGTTGGAATGACAGACAGGGTGCCGGAGACATCAAGGTTTCTGGATGCACTGGAAAAGAAATATAAAGAGGATCATCAGCTGATGGCGAATGCCCTTTCCTTTGGTGATTATGGAAAGGCAGGCGGTCAGAATGTATGA
- a CDS encoding DUF1998 domain-containing protein yields the protein MPPRIKRQNVSDYIKKAGEIRRSQTVSTYGSGALVDFPRLSGIMAGIDYWKVTDGRLPDDAQFQERNLQKMLGKDFFVQVSTDEHAEKKFSIPVYRFPSYYYCPECHELDYYFKIRKPESNNTEYNKPLYCSKCKTSDGKPIALIPSRFVVACPNGHIDEFPYSWWVHRGTDKQCDGSQLFLEYKGNTGGLDSIVIRCKCGATKSMAGCMDKNALISYKCKGYMPWLGFNEEGKPWYREPQNCNATMRTMQRSANNVYYPVTQSALTIPPWSSKIQKTLQRYDDILLAIFELDDEGLIEKMLIKHYEQKKDVYRCGYEQFKKEALLKYRDKDTREITEEVLRLDEYAAFCDKDRNEENDFFRTKSSEVPEEIQEYIEAIKIVSRLREVKVLKGFRRIEPTHEPDPKIRAEKGIFDRDFTPISKQDYNWLPAIQMFGEGIFIQFKESAVEAWEKQYGERYKLLAARNQNSWIGNNMFDENRPRYILLHTIAHLLIRQFTAQCGYESASLREKIYSTFCDSDEKMCGILIYTSATDSDGSLGGLAREGEGYRLTNTIFSMLENATWCSNDPICVDSRGQGFKSLNFAACHACGLLPETSCESANCLLDRAAVVGTPENREMGFFSKLL from the coding sequence ATGCCGCCTAGAATAAAAAGACAGAATGTATCTGATTATATAAAAAAAGCAGGGGAAATAAGAAGATCTCAGACCGTGTCAACATACGGCAGTGGTGCACTTGTTGATTTTCCACGACTTTCCGGAATAATGGCAGGAATTGATTATTGGAAGGTTACGGATGGAAGGCTTCCCGATGACGCTCAATTCCAGGAAAGAAATTTGCAAAAAATGCTGGGAAAAGATTTCTTTGTTCAGGTATCAACTGATGAACATGCAGAGAAAAAGTTTTCTATCCCGGTGTACAGATTTCCAAGTTACTACTATTGTCCGGAATGTCATGAATTAGATTACTATTTTAAAATACGCAAACCTGAAAGTAATAATACAGAATACAATAAGCCATTGTATTGCAGTAAATGTAAGACTTCGGATGGTAAACCGATAGCATTGATTCCATCTCGATTTGTAGTTGCATGTCCTAACGGACATATTGACGAATTTCCATATAGTTGGTGGGTACATAGAGGAACAGACAAGCAATGTGATGGTTCTCAGCTTTTCCTTGAGTATAAAGGAAATACTGGAGGATTGGACAGTATTGTAATTCGATGTAAGTGTGGTGCTACAAAATCAATGGCAGGTTGTATGGATAAAAATGCACTTATTTCTTATAAGTGTAAAGGGTATATGCCTTGGCTTGGTTTTAATGAAGAAGGTAAACCATGGTATAGGGAACCACAAAATTGTAATGCAACAATGCGAACCATGCAACGCAGCGCAAATAATGTGTATTATCCGGTAACACAAAGTGCCCTTACTATTCCGCCATGGAGCTCAAAAATACAGAAAACGCTGCAACGATATGATGATATACTGTTAGCTATTTTTGAATTGGATGATGAAGGACTAATAGAAAAAATGCTTATAAAGCATTATGAACAAAAGAAGGATGTATATCGGTGCGGATATGAGCAGTTTAAAAAAGAAGCATTGCTGAAGTATAGAGATAAAGATACGAGAGAGATAACAGAGGAAGTATTAAGGCTGGACGAATATGCCGCTTTTTGCGATAAAGATAGAAATGAAGAGAATGATTTCTTCAGAACAAAGAGCAGTGAAGTTCCTGAGGAAATTCAAGAATATATCGAAGCAATAAAGATTGTAAGCAGATTACGAGAGGTTAAAGTGTTAAAGGGCTTTAGAAGAATTGAACCTACTCACGAACCTGATCCCAAAATAAGAGCAGAAAAAGGAATATTCGATAGGGACTTTACGCCGATTTCTAAGCAAGACTATAATTGGCTTCCTGCTATTCAGATGTTTGGAGAGGGCATATTTATTCAATTTAAAGAAAGTGCTGTAGAAGCGTGGGAGAAACAATATGGTGAACGTTATAAGTTGTTGGCTGCGCGGAACCAAAATTCATGGATAGGAAATAATATGTTTGATGAAAATCGTCCCAGGTACATCTTATTACATACCATAGCACATTTATTGATTAGACAGTTTACTGCGCAATGCGGTTATGAGTCGGCATCTTTACGAGAAAAGATATATTCGACATTTTGTGATTCCGATGAAAAGATGTGTGGAATTCTCATTTATACATCGGCAACAGATAGTGACGGAAGTTTAGGAGGATTGGCACGAGAAGGCGAAGGTTATAGATTAACCAATACCATCTTTTCAATGCTTGAAAATGCAACTTGGTGTTCAAATGATCCTATATGTGTTGATTCCAGAGGACAGGGATTTAAGAGTTTAAATTTTGCTGCGTGTCATGCTTGCGGATTACTTCCTGAAACAAGTTGCGAATCGGCAAATTGTTTATTAGACAGAGCGGCAGTGGTAGGAACACCGGAAAACAGAGAAATGGGATTTTTCTCAAAATTATTATAG
- a CDS encoding DUF6431 domain-containing protein, whose amino-acid sequence MCPECGCPLCRRDRKLRVHKEAGGRKNWFAINRLKCTNEKCRRLHNELPDCMVPYKHYGSGIIEDVVDDVLGPDDPGTEDYPCEATMNHWKWWLSHNEANINGQMKSMLHHLLDLDIGFLKSRESLLKELRERISPGWLSVVTRFIYNSGGRIEPNPER is encoded by the coding sequence ATCTGTCCTGAGTGTGGGTGCCCTCTATGCAGGAGGGACAGGAAGCTACGGGTTCATAAAGAAGCCGGTGGCAGGAAAAACTGGTTTGCTATTAACCGCCTGAAATGTACCAACGAAAAATGCAGAAGACTTCATAATGAGCTTCCGGACTGTATGGTTCCGTACAAGCATTATGGTTCCGGAATCATAGAGGATGTAGTGGATGATGTACTTGGACCGGATGATCCGGGAACAGAGGATTATCCATGTGAAGCAACCATGAATCACTGGAAATGGTGGTTAAGCCATAATGAAGCAAATATCAATGGACAGATGAAATCGATGCTGCATCATCTCCTGGATTTGGATATCGGGTTCCTGAAATCCAGAGAGTCTTTGCTGAAGGAACTTAGGGAACGGATAAGCCCAGGGTGGCTCTCAGTAGTGACCCGGTTTATATATAACTCCGGAGGACGGATAGAACCGAATCCGGAGAGGTAG
- a CDS encoding nuclease-related domain-containing DEAD/DEAH box helicase, with protein MAKMIPSFIERNDPRRTGEYMVYDWLSKEDIPGVVFYSHPQNNHEKKTMSEVDFLYICANGILCIEVKGGVIQKKETKWKSINKKGQEFDIQDPFWQSHGCMKAIASTLEGTYGKKSIESRFCVGCAVVFPECIAECEGDSVIKDVMFDGRNEVSLFGDFLLKSLRYWSDDLYKKQSKRTISMNAEQIEQIVTLFEADFCAVQSMKLQIDTSYNEMLRLTEEQYDVLSSIDDNARAFVYGAAGTGKSLLAVEKLKTTMCKNRQVAYICFNNNMASYVKENVKVVEGSYIGTYHALLGEYIANSHELELEELNEVFIEQKVVPKRIFDLIIVDEAQDILSESTMRCLDSFVKQGLNSGEWIFFADPNQDIFLKGNYFSDTVKAIKEKYNPCMLRLLKNCRNTAQIARRNSMLTSIPPSKYMQLTGPEVRAIEFDTKADFVEKLDKEIRSLMAGGTYIKDIIILSPKKFENSMLSETRTLADTELVEVRSFKGLKKTQLNYMTVQSFKGLERKIVFYVDIDGFESMNNRRINYVAMSRAQIMLYYFYPKSMKGEYESRILEGMEVLSQ; from the coding sequence ATGGCAAAAATGATACCATCCTTTATTGAAAGAAATGATCCAAGGAGAACGGGAGAATACATGGTCTATGATTGGTTGTCGAAGGAAGATATTCCTGGAGTTGTGTTTTATTCACATCCACAGAACAATCATGAAAAGAAGACGATGAGTGAAGTGGATTTTCTGTACATATGCGCTAATGGTATTTTGTGTATAGAAGTAAAGGGTGGTGTTATTCAAAAAAAAGAAACCAAATGGAAGAGCATCAATAAAAAGGGACAGGAATTTGATATACAGGATCCTTTTTGGCAATCTCACGGATGTATGAAAGCAATTGCTTCAACATTAGAAGGTACATATGGAAAGAAATCTATAGAGAGTAGATTTTGTGTGGGATGCGCGGTAGTATTCCCTGAATGTATAGCTGAATGCGAAGGTGATAGTGTAATTAAAGATGTGATGTTTGATGGAAGAAATGAGGTTTCTTTATTTGGGGACTTTTTGCTGAAAAGTCTTCGATATTGGTCTGATGATTTATATAAAAAACAGAGTAAAAGAACAATTTCTATGAATGCAGAACAGATTGAACAGATAGTTACATTGTTTGAGGCTGATTTCTGCGCAGTACAATCTATGAAATTACAAATTGACACATCATATAATGAAATGCTGAGATTAACAGAAGAGCAATATGATGTTTTAAGCAGTATAGATGATAATGCCAGAGCTTTTGTATATGGTGCTGCCGGAACCGGAAAGAGTTTGTTGGCGGTTGAAAAATTAAAAACCACTATGTGTAAGAATAGGCAAGTTGCCTACATATGTTTTAACAATAATATGGCATCATATGTCAAAGAGAATGTCAAAGTGGTTGAAGGTTCTTACATCGGAACATACCATGCTCTATTGGGAGAGTATATAGCTAATAGTCATGAACTGGAACTAGAAGAGTTGAATGAAGTCTTCATTGAACAAAAAGTGGTACCTAAAAGGATATTTGATTTAATAATAGTTGATGAAGCTCAAGATATTCTTTCTGAAAGTACAATGCGCTGTCTGGATTCATTTGTTAAGCAGGGATTAAATTCGGGGGAATGGATATTTTTTGCAGATCCTAATCAGGATATATTCCTAAAAGGGAATTATTTCTCAGATACGGTAAAAGCAATAAAAGAAAAGTATAATCCTTGTATGCTCAGACTGTTAAAAAACTGCAGAAATACAGCACAGATAGCTCGTCGTAATTCAATGTTGACAAGTATTCCACCGTCAAAGTATATGCAATTAACAGGACCCGAAGTGAGAGCAATAGAGTTTGATACAAAAGCTGATTTTGTGGAGAAGCTTGATAAAGAAATAAGAAGTCTTATGGCAGGAGGAACCTATATTAAGGATATTATCATTCTCTCACCGAAAAAATTTGAAAACTCAATGCTTTCGGAAACAAGGACATTAGCTGATACAGAACTTGTAGAAGTAAGAAGTTTTAAAGGCTTAAAGAAAACTCAATTAAATTATATGACGGTTCAGTCCTTCAAGGGTTTGGAACGAAAAATTGTATTCTATGTCGACATTGATGGGTTTGAGAGTATGAATAACAGGAGAATAAATTATGTTGCAATGTCTCGTGCACAAATTATGCTGTATTATTTTTATCCGAAATCAATGAAGGGTGAGTATGAAAGTAGAATACTAGAAGGGATGGAAGTATTATCCCAATAG
- a CDS encoding HNH endonuclease signature motif containing protein translates to MEKEQTTSIVRSIFSEMLFLKGKSTIRHASLYEKQNERHISLKLQIRFKERDWLMRRKNMSDFNVLKEYYIRYLKQVRGNSDSSVNHYIGALQTISKFLVERGKLVSTIYEIDNIGELEIIREYLYQQPDFVEKNERGRRMYSAGLNNYIRFAEGIEFEESGERVRILDFAVPVGENVNIQTTGWRRNGIIKKQAIEIAQYKCEVDSGHVTFIAAATMKPYMEGHHAVPMKAQGMFNVSLDVYANIVCLCPICHRLLHYGELSQKKEALEQIYIARDDRLQNSGIRLNKDQFLSIAE, encoded by the coding sequence ATGGAAAAAGAACAGACGACATCAATTGTAAGAAGTATCTTTTCAGAAATGCTTTTTTTGAAAGGAAAATCAACAATAAGACATGCTTCTTTGTATGAGAAGCAGAATGAAAGGCACATAAGTTTGAAGCTACAAATTCGTTTTAAGGAAAGAGATTGGCTTATGAGGCGGAAAAATATGTCAGATTTCAATGTTTTGAAAGAATATTACATAAGATATCTAAAGCAGGTGCGGGGCAACTCGGATAGTTCGGTAAATCATTATATTGGGGCTTTGCAGACAATATCCAAGTTCCTTGTTGAAAGAGGGAAGCTTGTAAGCACAATATATGAAATTGACAATATCGGAGAATTGGAGATTATAAGGGAGTATCTATATCAACAACCTGATTTCGTGGAAAAGAATGAACGTGGGCGAAGGATGTATAGTGCAGGGTTGAATAATTACATTCGATTTGCAGAAGGAATAGAATTCGAAGAATCTGGAGAAAGAGTCAGGATTCTTGATTTTGCAGTTCCTGTTGGAGAAAATGTAAATATTCAAACAACAGGGTGGCGAAGAAACGGAATAATTAAAAAACAGGCAATTGAAATCGCTCAATATAAGTGTGAAGTAGATTCAGGTCATGTTACCTTTATCGCTGCGGCAACAATGAAACCATATATGGAAGGGCATCATGCTGTACCAATGAAAGCACAGGGTATGTTTAATGTTAGTCTGGATGTATATGCAAACATTGTCTGCTTGTGCCCAATCTGCCATCGGTTGCTTCATTATGGAGAACTGTCACAAAAGAAAGAAGCATTGGAACAAATCTATATTGCCAGAGATGACAGATTACAAAACAGTGGTATTAGACTTAACAAAGATCAATTCTTAAGTATTGCAGAGTAG